From the Chitinivibrionales bacterium genome, the window TTGGAGTTATTGTAGTAGATATATCGCCCATTGATTGAAACGCTCTGCCCGCAACCGTCATTAAAAATCCGGTTGCCGCCATCGTTCCAGTCGGCACAGTCATAGCTCAGGGCGGCCGGAGCGGCGTCATTAGCGATCAGACTGTCGACATCGGGAACCCGGTGGAGCCCGATCCGGCAATGCGCCGAGGCCATCCATCGCGTGTCGCCTGAAATATGCCATATATGGGTGGGAGGAAAAGTCAGAACATTCTGCACCTCGCCGGTATGGACATTCACCCGGGAAACACTTGTTGCTCCAAGCCTCACTCCGGAGTAGTCAAATTCATCACTAAACCAGATCCAGTCTCCCCGGGGCCAGTAAATAAGCATAGAATATATCTCCCCGTGAGTCCTGTCGTCATGATAATCGACCGTGGTGAGTTCCTTTACCATCTTGTTTTTCCCGCCGATCCGGGTCACGCAGATTGTCCACGAATTGCCGTCCCCCCTGATAAACGCACAATGCGTACCGTGGGAATTGATCGCCGGATCCCGCACGCCCAGACTTCTTGACGAGGTTGCCAGAATAATCGAATCCTGCCACACATCATCTTCGATAAAATGAGCATCGATCCAATACTGCTCCTTCTCGGAACAAACAAAATCGGAAACCGCAATTCCCGACAGGCCAAAGGCCGTAAAATTAACACATGTAAGAAGCAAAACAATAGTACTGAACCGCATAAGTCCCCCTGAAATAGGTAAATAGCCCAGCATGCCGGGTAAGACCGGTGTAACCCGCTGCCGAAAACAGATTATGTACGCTGCTAATGGATTAACAAGCCCGTTTGCGGAAAAAATGCTGAATCATACCCCTTTTCTTTTCTGCAATACGGGACCCTTTGCTGACTGCTGAAAACCAGGCAGGTTTCAGATAGTGATAATATAATAAAATCTGAAACAATTATCATGTTTTGTTTTTATGCGCATAGTCATTATCAGTTCCGAAAAACTAACATTACTGCTTTCAACAGTATAATCGATATAATCAGCAATTAATTCGATAAATATTTATATTTATGAAGGACTGCAGGATCATATTTTATCAAAAAGGCGGATAACCATGAAAAAGCCGGGAATGCTCCTCGCTGCATGTACAACGCTCTTCTGTTTTCTTTGCTGTGCTCTTCAAGCCCAAACCGAAATCTTTTATGTCTGGCCCGACAGTTTGCCCGGTGAACAGGACACCACCAAAACCGGCTGCGTCCGTCCGTCAATCGAAGCATACATTCCTCAGGCTGATATTGCTACCGGAGCTGCGTTTCTTATCTGTCCCGGCGGTGCGTATTACATGATCTGGGGCGATGAAACCGATCCTCCGGCACAGTATCTTCAAAACCGTGGCATCGCCGCATTTGTATTGAACTACCGTCACAAAGACTGCAAACACCCCATGCCCATGTGGGATGCAGAGCGGGCAATGAGGCTTATCCGCTCGAAAGCCGCGGATTACGGGATCGATCCCGACCGGATCGGTATCATGGGTTTCTCGGCAGGAGGACATCTGGCCTCCACTATCGGCACACATTACGACACGGGAACTCCTTCGTCGCCGGATCCGATCGAACGCTATAGCTCCAAACCCACTGCCATGGTTCTGGGCTATCCCTGTATTACCATGAACGATCCTCATGCGCACGGCACAACCCGTCAGTACCTTCTCGGAGGCAACACCAGCCAGGACGCCCTGGATTATCTCTCGAATGAAAAGCATGTCGATGCGAACACGCCGCCAACATTCATTACCTATACCGATTCCGATAAAATCGTTGACGCCATGAACAGTGTCATATTTTACGACTCGCTTCAAAAATACGGAGTGGAGTCAAAGATGGTTATCGAGCCCGGGAAAGATCATGGCTATAATATCGAGGGGACCT encodes:
- a CDS encoding prolyl oligopeptidase family serine peptidase, translating into MKKPGMLLAACTTLFCFLCCALQAQTEIFYVWPDSLPGEQDTTKTGCVRPSIEAYIPQADIATGAAFLICPGGAYYMIWGDETDPPAQYLQNRGIAAFVLNYRHKDCKHPMPMWDAERAMRLIRSKAADYGIDPDRIGIMGFSAGGHLASTIGTHYDTGTPSSPDPIERYSSKPTAMVLGYPCITMNDPHAHGTTRQYLLGGNTSQDALDYLSNEKHVDANTPPTFITYTDSDKIVDAMNSVIFYDSLQKYGVESKMVIEPGKDHGYNIEGTWMDSCLLWLEQIGFLSSSSSKAINSRRGLLLAPDIQRKSIATHSALVQQLHLPWGQKILVPSNPALKTAPSGFVIFDCKGRVLAP